One genomic segment of Ricinus communis isolate WT05 ecotype wild-type chromosome 5, ASM1957865v1, whole genome shotgun sequence includes these proteins:
- the LOC8277978 gene encoding lysM domain receptor-like kinase 3 isoform X3 yields MRPTALNSLIILFLTEVLLINSIQPTKRGEANWSLTSLPFLHTTMIFHITSHPNLSFPNSLLVKMNIEPILLFHALLLLLSLRAQAKCKTGCDLAFASYNTSPRVNLTFISTLFSKSLPEILRYNPHVSNQDSILAGTRINVPFSCDCLNGDFLGHTFIYTTQTGDTYDKIANIAFANLTTEDWVHRVNIYDTTRIPDDAPINVTLNCSCGDKRVSKNYGLFATFPLQPGENSSSLATASGVSADLLQSYNPGVNFSAGSGIVYVPAKDATGNYPPLKISAAGISRKVIAGISIAGVAGALLLISCIYFGCYRRQKIETVLIPETTEDPYIQHGHGFGSSLDKTSEETTFVATLGLTGFTVDKSVEFSYEELANATNDFSMVNKIGQGGFGSVYYAELRGEKAAIKKMDMQASKEFLAELKVRLIGYCVEGSLFLVYEFIENGNLSQHLRGSERDPLPWLTRVQIALDSARGLEYIHEHTVPVYIHRDIKSANILIDKNFRGKVADFGLTKLTEYGSASLHTRLVGTFGYMPPEYARYGDVSPKIDVYAFGVVLYELISAKEAVVKANEIITESKGLVALFEDVLSQPDSNEDLCKLVDPRLGDNYPLDSVHKMAQLAKACTQENPQLRPSMRSIVVALMTLSSSTEDWDVGTLYENQALLNLMSGR; encoded by the exons ATGAGGCCCACGGCCTTAAATTCTCTTATTATTCTATTTCTGACTGAAGTGTtgttaataaattcaattcaaCCCACCAAAAGAGGCGAAGCCAACTGGTCTCTCACAAGTCTCCCCTTCTTACATACGACAATGATATTTCATATAACATCACATCCCAACCTCAGCTTTCCAAACTCTCTGCTCGTGAAAATGAACATTGAACCAATCCTACTCTTTCATGCCCTGCTTCTTCTCTTGTCCTTGAGAGCACAAGCCAAGTGCAAAACTGGCTGTGATCTTGCCTTCGCTTCATACAACACAAGCCCAAGAGTAAACCTCACATTTATAAGCACCCTCTTTAGCAAAAGCCTCCCTGAAATCCTCCGTTACAATCCGCATGTCTCAAACCAAGACAGCATCCTCGCGGGTACCAGAATCAACGTACCCTTCTCCTGCGACTGCTTAAATGGCGATTTCTTGGGTCATACCTTCATTTACACGACACAAACTGGTGATACTTACGATAAAATCGCAAATATTGCTTTTGCAAATCTCACAACTGAGGATTGGGTTCATAGAGTAAACATTTATGACACTACCAGGATACCGGACGATGCTCCTATTAATGTCACCCTCAATTGTTCTTGCGGAGATAAGCGCGTGTCGAAGAATTATGGCTTGTTTGCCACGTTCCCACTTCAGCCAGGCGAGAACTCGTCGTCTCTAGCGACGGCGTCTGGTGTATCCGCAGACTTGCTGCAGAGCTATAACCCGGGCGTGAATTTTAGTGCAGGGAGTGGAATTGTTTACGTGCCGGCGAAAG ATGCAACTGGAAATTACCCTCCATTGAAAATAAG TGCAGCTG GGATTTCAAGGAAAGTTATTGCTGGCATATCTATTGCAGGAGTTGCAGGAGCTCTACTTCTTATTTCTTGTATATATTTTGGATGTTATAGGAGGCAGAAGATAGAAACGGTTTTAATCCCAGAAACAACTGAAGATCCCTACATTCAACATGGACAtg GCTTTGGAAGTAGCTTGGACAAAACTTCAGAAGAAACCACTTTTGTTGCAACTTTGGGGCTTACAGGATTTACAGTGGACAAATCTGTGGAGTTCTCATATGAAGAACTTGCTAATGCTACTAATGACTTCAGCATGGTTAATAAAATTGGGCAAGGAGGCTTTGGATCAGTCTACTATGCTGAACTAAGAGGCGAG AAGGCTGCAATAAAGAAGATGGACATGCAAGCATCAAAAGAATTTCTAGCTGAGCTCAAG GTGCGGTTAATAGGATATTGTGTTGAAGGTTCCTTATTTTTGGTTTATGAGTTCATTGAGAATGGAAATTTAAGTCAGCATTTGCGTGGCTCAG AGAGGGATCCATTGCCATGGTTGACTAGGGTGCAAATTGCTCTAGATTCAGCTAGAGGACTTGAATATATCCATGAGCATACCGTTCCTGTATATATCCACCGTGACATAAAATCTGCAAACATTTTAATAGACAAGAATTTCCGTGGAAAG GTTGCAGATTTCGGGTTAACAAAGTTAACTGAATATGGAAGTGCTTCATTGCATACTCGTCTTGTGGGTACATTTGGATACATGCCTCCAGA gtatGCTCGGTACGGTGATGTTTCTCCGAAGATTGATGTATATGCTTTTGGAGTAGTGCTTTATGAACTTATATCTGCCAAGGAAGCTGTTGTGAAGGCGAATGAAATTATCACGGAGTCCAAGGGACTAGTTGCACTG TTTGAGGATGTTCTTAGCCAGCCTGATTCAAATGAAGATCTTTGTAAGCTTGTTGATCCTAGGCTTGGAGATAACTATCCGCTCGACTCAGTTCATAAg ATGGCTCAGCTTGCTAAAGCTTGCACACAAGAAAATCCACAACTGAGGCCAAGCATGAGGTCTATTGTAGTTGCCCTAATGACACTTTCATCTTCAACTGAAGATTGGGACGTTGGTACCTTGTATGAAAATCAAGCTCTGCTGAATCTAATGTCAGGGAGGTAG
- the LOC8277978 gene encoding lysM domain receptor-like kinase 3 isoform X2, which produces MRPTALNSLIILFLTEVLLINSIQPTKRGEANWSLTSLPFLHTTMIFHITSHPNLSFPNSLLVKMNIEPILLFHALLLLLSLRAQAKCKTGCDLAFASYNTSPRVNLTFISTLFSKSLPEILRYNPHVSNQDSILAGTRINVPFSCDCLNGDFLGHTFIYTTQTGDTYDKIANIAFANLTTEDWVHRVNIYDTTRIPDDAPINVTLNCSCGDKRVSKNYGLFATFPLQPGENSSSLATASGVSADLLQSYNPGVNFSAGSGIVYVPAKDATGNYPPLKISAAGISRKVIAGISIAGVAGALLLISCIYFGCYRRQKIETVLIPETTEDPYIQHGHGFGSSLDKTSEETTFVATLGLTGFTVDKSVEFSYEELANATNDFSMVNKIGQGGFGSVYYAELRGEKAAIKKMDMQASKEFLAELKVLTHVYHLNLVRLIGYCVEGSLFLVYEFIENGNLSQHLRGSERDPLPWLTRVQIALDSARGLEYIHEHTVPVYIHRDIKSANILIDKNFRGKVADFGLTKLTEYGSASLHTRLVGTFGYMPPEYARYGDVSPKIDVYAFGVVLYELISAKEAVVKANEIITESKGLVALFEDVLSQPDSNEDLCKLVDPRLGDNYPLDSVHKLAKACTQENPQLRPSMRSIVVALMTLSSSTEDWDVGTLYENQALLNLMSGR; this is translated from the exons ATGAGGCCCACGGCCTTAAATTCTCTTATTATTCTATTTCTGACTGAAGTGTtgttaataaattcaattcaaCCCACCAAAAGAGGCGAAGCCAACTGGTCTCTCACAAGTCTCCCCTTCTTACATACGACAATGATATTTCATATAACATCACATCCCAACCTCAGCTTTCCAAACTCTCTGCTCGTGAAAATGAACATTGAACCAATCCTACTCTTTCATGCCCTGCTTCTTCTCTTGTCCTTGAGAGCACAAGCCAAGTGCAAAACTGGCTGTGATCTTGCCTTCGCTTCATACAACACAAGCCCAAGAGTAAACCTCACATTTATAAGCACCCTCTTTAGCAAAAGCCTCCCTGAAATCCTCCGTTACAATCCGCATGTCTCAAACCAAGACAGCATCCTCGCGGGTACCAGAATCAACGTACCCTTCTCCTGCGACTGCTTAAATGGCGATTTCTTGGGTCATACCTTCATTTACACGACACAAACTGGTGATACTTACGATAAAATCGCAAATATTGCTTTTGCAAATCTCACAACTGAGGATTGGGTTCATAGAGTAAACATTTATGACACTACCAGGATACCGGACGATGCTCCTATTAATGTCACCCTCAATTGTTCTTGCGGAGATAAGCGCGTGTCGAAGAATTATGGCTTGTTTGCCACGTTCCCACTTCAGCCAGGCGAGAACTCGTCGTCTCTAGCGACGGCGTCTGGTGTATCCGCAGACTTGCTGCAGAGCTATAACCCGGGCGTGAATTTTAGTGCAGGGAGTGGAATTGTTTACGTGCCGGCGAAAG ATGCAACTGGAAATTACCCTCCATTGAAAATAAG TGCAGCTG GGATTTCAAGGAAAGTTATTGCTGGCATATCTATTGCAGGAGTTGCAGGAGCTCTACTTCTTATTTCTTGTATATATTTTGGATGTTATAGGAGGCAGAAGATAGAAACGGTTTTAATCCCAGAAACAACTGAAGATCCCTACATTCAACATGGACAtg GCTTTGGAAGTAGCTTGGACAAAACTTCAGAAGAAACCACTTTTGTTGCAACTTTGGGGCTTACAGGATTTACAGTGGACAAATCTGTGGAGTTCTCATATGAAGAACTTGCTAATGCTACTAATGACTTCAGCATGGTTAATAAAATTGGGCAAGGAGGCTTTGGATCAGTCTACTATGCTGAACTAAGAGGCGAG AAGGCTGCAATAAAGAAGATGGACATGCAAGCATCAAAAGAATTTCTAGCTGAGCTCAAGGTTTTAACACATGTTTATCACTTGAACCTG GTGCGGTTAATAGGATATTGTGTTGAAGGTTCCTTATTTTTGGTTTATGAGTTCATTGAGAATGGAAATTTAAGTCAGCATTTGCGTGGCTCAG AGAGGGATCCATTGCCATGGTTGACTAGGGTGCAAATTGCTCTAGATTCAGCTAGAGGACTTGAATATATCCATGAGCATACCGTTCCTGTATATATCCACCGTGACATAAAATCTGCAAACATTTTAATAGACAAGAATTTCCGTGGAAAG GTTGCAGATTTCGGGTTAACAAAGTTAACTGAATATGGAAGTGCTTCATTGCATACTCGTCTTGTGGGTACATTTGGATACATGCCTCCAGA gtatGCTCGGTACGGTGATGTTTCTCCGAAGATTGATGTATATGCTTTTGGAGTAGTGCTTTATGAACTTATATCTGCCAAGGAAGCTGTTGTGAAGGCGAATGAAATTATCACGGAGTCCAAGGGACTAGTTGCACTG TTTGAGGATGTTCTTAGCCAGCCTGATTCAAATGAAGATCTTTGTAAGCTTGTTGATCCTAGGCTTGGAGATAACTATCCGCTCGACTCAGTTCATAAg CTTGCTAAAGCTTGCACACAAGAAAATCCACAACTGAGGCCAAGCATGAGGTCTATTGTAGTTGCCCTAATGACACTTTCATCTTCAACTGAAGATTGGGACGTTGGTACCTTGTATGAAAATCAAGCTCTGCTGAATCTAATGTCAGGGAGGTAG
- the LOC8277978 gene encoding lysM domain receptor-like kinase 3 isoform X1: MRPTALNSLIILFLTEVLLINSIQPTKRGEANWSLTSLPFLHTTMIFHITSHPNLSFPNSLLVKMNIEPILLFHALLLLLSLRAQAKCKTGCDLAFASYNTSPRVNLTFISTLFSKSLPEILRYNPHVSNQDSILAGTRINVPFSCDCLNGDFLGHTFIYTTQTGDTYDKIANIAFANLTTEDWVHRVNIYDTTRIPDDAPINVTLNCSCGDKRVSKNYGLFATFPLQPGENSSSLATASGVSADLLQSYNPGVNFSAGSGIVYVPAKDATGNYPPLKISAAGISRKVIAGISIAGVAGALLLISCIYFGCYRRQKIETVLIPETTEDPYIQHGHGFGSSLDKTSEETTFVATLGLTGFTVDKSVEFSYEELANATNDFSMVNKIGQGGFGSVYYAELRGEKAAIKKMDMQASKEFLAELKVLTHVYHLNLVRLIGYCVEGSLFLVYEFIENGNLSQHLRGSERDPLPWLTRVQIALDSARGLEYIHEHTVPVYIHRDIKSANILIDKNFRGKVADFGLTKLTEYGSASLHTRLVGTFGYMPPEYARYGDVSPKIDVYAFGVVLYELISAKEAVVKANEIITESKGLVALFEDVLSQPDSNEDLCKLVDPRLGDNYPLDSVHKMAQLAKACTQENPQLRPSMRSIVVALMTLSSSTEDWDVGTLYENQALLNLMSGR; the protein is encoded by the exons ATGAGGCCCACGGCCTTAAATTCTCTTATTATTCTATTTCTGACTGAAGTGTtgttaataaattcaattcaaCCCACCAAAAGAGGCGAAGCCAACTGGTCTCTCACAAGTCTCCCCTTCTTACATACGACAATGATATTTCATATAACATCACATCCCAACCTCAGCTTTCCAAACTCTCTGCTCGTGAAAATGAACATTGAACCAATCCTACTCTTTCATGCCCTGCTTCTTCTCTTGTCCTTGAGAGCACAAGCCAAGTGCAAAACTGGCTGTGATCTTGCCTTCGCTTCATACAACACAAGCCCAAGAGTAAACCTCACATTTATAAGCACCCTCTTTAGCAAAAGCCTCCCTGAAATCCTCCGTTACAATCCGCATGTCTCAAACCAAGACAGCATCCTCGCGGGTACCAGAATCAACGTACCCTTCTCCTGCGACTGCTTAAATGGCGATTTCTTGGGTCATACCTTCATTTACACGACACAAACTGGTGATACTTACGATAAAATCGCAAATATTGCTTTTGCAAATCTCACAACTGAGGATTGGGTTCATAGAGTAAACATTTATGACACTACCAGGATACCGGACGATGCTCCTATTAATGTCACCCTCAATTGTTCTTGCGGAGATAAGCGCGTGTCGAAGAATTATGGCTTGTTTGCCACGTTCCCACTTCAGCCAGGCGAGAACTCGTCGTCTCTAGCGACGGCGTCTGGTGTATCCGCAGACTTGCTGCAGAGCTATAACCCGGGCGTGAATTTTAGTGCAGGGAGTGGAATTGTTTACGTGCCGGCGAAAG ATGCAACTGGAAATTACCCTCCATTGAAAATAAG TGCAGCTG GGATTTCAAGGAAAGTTATTGCTGGCATATCTATTGCAGGAGTTGCAGGAGCTCTACTTCTTATTTCTTGTATATATTTTGGATGTTATAGGAGGCAGAAGATAGAAACGGTTTTAATCCCAGAAACAACTGAAGATCCCTACATTCAACATGGACAtg GCTTTGGAAGTAGCTTGGACAAAACTTCAGAAGAAACCACTTTTGTTGCAACTTTGGGGCTTACAGGATTTACAGTGGACAAATCTGTGGAGTTCTCATATGAAGAACTTGCTAATGCTACTAATGACTTCAGCATGGTTAATAAAATTGGGCAAGGAGGCTTTGGATCAGTCTACTATGCTGAACTAAGAGGCGAG AAGGCTGCAATAAAGAAGATGGACATGCAAGCATCAAAAGAATTTCTAGCTGAGCTCAAGGTTTTAACACATGTTTATCACTTGAACCTG GTGCGGTTAATAGGATATTGTGTTGAAGGTTCCTTATTTTTGGTTTATGAGTTCATTGAGAATGGAAATTTAAGTCAGCATTTGCGTGGCTCAG AGAGGGATCCATTGCCATGGTTGACTAGGGTGCAAATTGCTCTAGATTCAGCTAGAGGACTTGAATATATCCATGAGCATACCGTTCCTGTATATATCCACCGTGACATAAAATCTGCAAACATTTTAATAGACAAGAATTTCCGTGGAAAG GTTGCAGATTTCGGGTTAACAAAGTTAACTGAATATGGAAGTGCTTCATTGCATACTCGTCTTGTGGGTACATTTGGATACATGCCTCCAGA gtatGCTCGGTACGGTGATGTTTCTCCGAAGATTGATGTATATGCTTTTGGAGTAGTGCTTTATGAACTTATATCTGCCAAGGAAGCTGTTGTGAAGGCGAATGAAATTATCACGGAGTCCAAGGGACTAGTTGCACTG TTTGAGGATGTTCTTAGCCAGCCTGATTCAAATGAAGATCTTTGTAAGCTTGTTGATCCTAGGCTTGGAGATAACTATCCGCTCGACTCAGTTCATAAg ATGGCTCAGCTTGCTAAAGCTTGCACACAAGAAAATCCACAACTGAGGCCAAGCATGAGGTCTATTGTAGTTGCCCTAATGACACTTTCATCTTCAACTGAAGATTGGGACGTTGGTACCTTGTATGAAAATCAAGCTCTGCTGAATCTAATGTCAGGGAGGTAG
- the LOC8277977 gene encoding chaperonin-like RBCX protein 1, chloroplastic, whose protein sequence is MGSYAVLSPCQLSVCSPKSNWNKAYPSWPCKKLRTAQSTRLRCQKMYVPGFGEASPEAKAAKNLHNFFTYVAVRIVTAQLQSYNPEAYEELMGFLSRHSLNDGDEFCANLMRESSRHKSLALRILEVRSAYCKNDFEWDNLQRLAHKMVGDSNTRLMRDYIRETTHVDRESEK, encoded by the exons ATGGGATCCTATGCAGTTCTTTCACCCTGTCAACTCTCTGTTTGCTCTCCAAAGTCCAACTGGAACAAAGCTTATCCTTCTTGGCCATGCAAGAAGCTAAGAACAGCACAATCAACACGGTTGCGCTGCCAAAAGATGTATGTTCCTG GGTTTGGAGAAGCATCACCGGAGGCCAAGGCGGCAAAAAATCTGCATAATTTCTTTACTTATGTTGCCGTTAGGATTGTCACTGCACAGCTTCAG AGCTATAACCCTGAAGCTTATGAAGAGTTAATGGGATTTCTGAGTAGGCACTCCTTGAACGATGGTGACGAGTTCTGTGCAAACTTGATGCGTGAATCTTCAAGGCATAAAAGTTTAG CTCTGCGCATCTTGGAG GTTCGATCTGCATATTgtaaaaatgattttgaatGGGACAACTTGCAGCGGCTTGCACACAAG ATGGTTGGTGACTCTAACACAAGGCTCATGAGAGATTATATTCGGGAAACCACTCATGTGGATAGAGAAAGTGAGAAGTGA